From Piliocolobus tephrosceles isolate RC106 chromosome 16, ASM277652v3, whole genome shotgun sequence, the proteins below share one genomic window:
- the RPRML gene encoding reprimo-like protein → MNATFLNHSRLEEVGGVGGGAGAVLGNRTHGLGTWLGCCPGGAPLAASDGVPAGLAPDERSLWVSRVAQIAVLCVLSLTVVFGVFFLGCNLLIKSESMINFLVQERRPSKDVGAAILGLY, encoded by the coding sequence ATGAATGCGACCTTCCTGAACCACAGCCGCTTGGAGGAGGTGGGCGGCGTGGGCGGCGGCGCCGGGGCCGTCCTGGGGAATCGCACCCACGGGCTGGGCACGTGGCTGGGCTGCTGTCCCGGGGGCGCACCGCTGGCCGCCAGCGATGGGGTCCCCGCGGGGCTGGCGCCCGACGAGCGCAGCCTGTGGGTGTCACGGGTGGCGCAGATCGCCGTGCTCTGCGTGCTGTCGCTTACTGTGGTCTTCGGCGTCTTCTTCCTGGGCTGCAACCTGCTCATCAAGTCCGAGAGCATGATCAACTTTCTGGTGCAGGAGCGCCGGCCCTCCAAGGACGTGGGTGCCGCCATCCTGGGGCTGTACTGA